Proteins from a single region of Candidatus Dadabacteria bacterium:
- a CDS encoding glycosyltransferase, which yields MSSAPSIVLTLPNLRLGGAQRQTVAMANGLCRAGFKCAVFALGGGELENETDGNVRVEVGGVFSFLQMLRRERPDILYSRHWTKILNTAAGKILGIKTVWTEGNSVEFLKKNRPASYFAHRLFARHADCFTAISRGLAAECGGYYGRGDVRVIYNGIDTELAEKRSAETQSHKWLADRTSPLVVSVGRLVRQKGFDTLIDAFAILRKTADARLLIVGDGGMRDGLKGQIKRLGLEDAVCLAGGRANPYPFIAAADIYAQPSVYEGFGNTLLEALSLGRPCVSTDYRFAANEIIEDGRSGLLVPVGGAQEMADAILRLIKDPALAGRISAAARERAEHFSAGKMTENYSALFRDLVGEGK from the coding sequence GCGGCTCGGCGGCGCGCAGAGGCAGACGGTCGCCATGGCCAACGGCCTTTGCAGGGCGGGCTTTAAGTGCGCGGTTTTCGCGCTTGGCGGCGGAGAACTTGAAAATGAGACGGACGGGAACGTGAGGGTTGAGGTCGGGGGGGTGTTTTCGTTTCTCCAAATGTTGAGAAGGGAAAGGCCGGACATCCTTTATTCACGGCACTGGACAAAAATACTCAACACGGCGGCGGGGAAAATCCTCGGAATTAAAACCGTGTGGACGGAGGGAAACAGCGTTGAGTTTCTCAAAAAGAACCGCCCGGCAAGTTATTTCGCTCACAGATTGTTCGCCCGCCATGCGGACTGTTTTACCGCCATTTCGCGCGGGCTTGCCGCCGAGTGCGGCGGATATTACGGGCGGGGCGATGTGCGGGTGATATACAACGGCATTGACACGGAACTGGCGGAAAAAAGAAGCGCGGAGACGCAAAGCCACAAGTGGCTTGCGGACAGAACATCGCCGCTTGTGGTGTCTGTCGGGCGGCTTGTCAGGCAGAAGGGTTTTGACACGCTGATAGACGCCTTTGCGATTTTGAGGAAAACCGCGGACGCCCGCCTTCTGATAGTGGGGGACGGCGGAATGAGGGACGGCTTGAAAGGGCAAATCAAGCGGCTGGGGCTTGAGGATGCGGTTTGTCTTGCGGGCGGCAGGGCAAATCCGTATCCGTTTATCGCGGCGGCGGACATATACGCGCAACCGTCCGTTTATGAGGGGTTTGGAAACACGTTGCTGGAGGCCCTGTCGCTCGGCAGGCCGTGTGTTTCAACCGATTACCGTTTTGCCGCAAACGAGATAATTGAGGACGGCAGAAGCGGCTTGCTTGTTCCCGTGGGGGGAGCGCAGGAGATGGCGGACGCAATCCTGCGGCTGATTAAAGACCCCGCGCTTGCGGGCCGGATATCCGCCGCCGCAAGGGAGCGGGCGGAACATTTCAGCGCCGGGAAAATGACGGAGAACTACTCTGCGCTTTTCAGGGATTTGGTTGGAGAGGGAAAATGA